A single Acidaminococcus sp. DNA region contains:
- the rlmB gene encoding 23S rRNA (guanosine(2251)-2'-O)-methyltransferase RlmB, whose product MNNSDIIVGRNAVREALRAGRGLQKIYIQTTSHGGSLADIQTLAEKAHIPVELVPKEKMDRLAGGLRHQGVAAQGTPVPLADLDTVLGRVQASGKTPLFLLLDELQDPQNVGALIRTANSAGFDGVLLPQRRSCPLNAVVARVSAGAVEYIPIIPIGNMVQTMKKLKKAGFWIVGADMDGKDLYFDADLTGPMVLVVGAEGNGLGRLVKEQCDFIVRIPMLGQVSSLNASVAGAILMYDIVRQRLLAERKQ is encoded by the coding sequence ATGAATAACAGTGATATCATTGTCGGCCGCAATGCCGTACGGGAAGCCTTGAGGGCCGGCAGAGGTCTGCAAAAAATTTACATCCAGACGACAAGCCACGGAGGCAGCCTGGCTGATATCCAAACACTTGCAGAAAAAGCGCACATTCCGGTGGAACTGGTGCCGAAGGAAAAAATGGACCGCCTTGCCGGCGGGCTGCGTCATCAAGGGGTGGCCGCGCAGGGGACTCCCGTACCGCTTGCCGATCTTGATACGGTGCTTGGCAGAGTGCAGGCTTCCGGTAAGACGCCGCTTTTCTTGCTTCTTGATGAATTGCAGGATCCGCAGAATGTGGGGGCTCTTATCCGGACGGCCAATTCGGCAGGTTTTGATGGTGTCCTGCTCCCGCAGCGGCGCAGCTGTCCTCTCAACGCGGTCGTTGCCCGGGTATCGGCAGGCGCCGTGGAATATATTCCCATTATTCCTATCGGCAATATGGTTCAGACGATGAAGAAACTGAAAAAAGCGGGTTTCTGGATTGTCGGAGCTGATATGGACGGTAAGGACCTGTACTTTGACGCAGACCTTACGGGACCGATGGTGCTGGTTGTAGGAGCTGAAGGAAATGGTCTGGGACGCCTTGTAAAGGAACAGTGTGATTTTATTGTACGTATCCCCATGCTGGGCCAGGTATCTTCTCTGAATGCTTCGGTGGCCGGTGCCATCCTGATGTATGATATTGTCCGGCAGAGGCTGCTTGCTGAACGAAAGCAGTAA
- a CDS encoding FprA family A-type flavoprotein, which translates to MKPQEISKDIYEVGIRDWTCADFHGFSTPRGVTYNSYLIMDEKVCLIDGVKAPFAERQLYNISEVVDPAKVDYIVVNHVEPDHSGSLPLLAKACPNATMLITPQGANELKEHYGDIFKTQIVKKGDTISLGKRSLTFVPIPMLHWPDSMVTYCPEEEILFSSDAFGQHYCCSKRFDDETEVTNMLYEAQRYFANILMPFRKLVPGAVKTVRGLKLRMICSCHGSIWRSHIEDILKCYEDWGTGKTIDRIIIVYDTMWGGTAAMANAIMDGIQAQGMRAKLYRYTSERKAMIMSDVLTAKAILVGSPTQNSVMMPTMGAFMMYLKGMKLTDKKAAAFGCFGWAGGAQKELEAAITASGMQLLPGFNCKWRPLPEDIKAAEKFGYEFAEKVSGK; encoded by the coding sequence ATGAAACCACAGGAAATTAGTAAAGATATTTATGAAGTGGGGATTCGGGATTGGACTTGTGCTGACTTTCACGGCTTTTCCACTCCCCGCGGTGTAACTTATAATTCTTATCTTATTATGGATGAAAAGGTCTGCCTGATTGACGGTGTCAAAGCTCCTTTTGCAGAGAGACAACTGTACAATATCAGTGAAGTTGTTGACCCGGCTAAGGTAGATTATATTGTCGTTAACCACGTGGAACCGGACCATTCCGGCAGCCTGCCTCTCCTGGCCAAGGCCTGCCCGAATGCGACAATGCTCATTACGCCGCAGGGCGCCAATGAACTGAAAGAGCATTATGGCGATATCTTCAAAACTCAGATTGTTAAAAAAGGCGATACAATCAGCCTCGGTAAGCGCAGCCTGACCTTTGTTCCTATTCCGATGCTGCACTGGCCTGATTCCATGGTTACGTACTGCCCGGAAGAAGAAATTCTGTTCTCCAGTGATGCTTTCGGTCAGCATTACTGCTGCTCCAAGCGCTTTGATGATGAGACCGAAGTTACCAATATGCTCTATGAAGCACAACGGTATTTTGCTAATATCCTGATGCCTTTCCGCAAATTGGTACCGGGTGCCGTAAAGACGGTACGCGGCCTCAAGCTTCGTATGATCTGCTCCTGCCACGGCAGCATCTGGAGATCCCATATTGAAGATATCCTGAAGTGCTATGAGGACTGGGGCACGGGCAAGACCATCGACCGCATCATCATTGTTTATGATACGATGTGGGGCGGCACGGCTGCTATGGCTAATGCCATTATGGATGGTATCCAGGCTCAGGGCATGCGTGCTAAGCTGTATCGCTACACCAGTGAACGGAAAGCTATGATTATGAGCGACGTTCTGACGGCAAAAGCGATTCTCGTCGGTTCCCCTACGCAGAACAGTGTAATGATGCCGACGATGGGCGCCTTCATGATGTATCTCAAAGGCATGAAGCTGACCGACAAGAAAGCAGCTGCTTTCGGATGCTTCGGCTGGGCCGGCGGTGCACAGAAGGAACTGGAAGCTGCCATCACTGCCAGCGGTATGCAGCTGCTGCCGGGTTTCAACTGCAAGTGGCGTCCGCTGCCTGAGGATATCAAGGCTGCCGAGAAATTCGGCTACGAATTTGCTGAAAAAGTTTCCGGAAAGTAA
- a CDS encoding sodium:alanine symporter family protein translates to MSIELLNSIDSFVWGPPLLVLLVGTGIFLSCRVHFLQISRLPKALKLIFTAENGEAGDINAFKALCTALAATVGTGNIVGVATAVKAGGPGAIFWMWIAAFFGMATKYSEGLLARKFRTVDDKGNIAGGPMYYITLGMGEKYKPLACIFAFFGVLVAYFGIGTFAQVNSIVDITKLNAGIPVTGTAVVLTIAVAAVTLGGLRSISEAASRIVPAMAVIYLLSTAGILIIFADKVPGAVAEIFHDAFTTTAARGGFLGATVMYAMRNGVARGVFSNESGLGSAPIVAAASKAKFPAEQGLISMTGTFIDTIIICTMTGLVVTISGLWTSDLNGAALTNAAFLQAYPQMGGYLLMVGLVLFAFTTILGWNYYGERCIQFLLGTKAIFPYRIGFIILVGMGAFLKLEAIWILADIVNGLMAIPNLIALLALSGVVVSETKIYFDYLRTKKEE, encoded by the coding sequence ATGAGCATTGAATTGTTGAACAGCATTGATAGTTTCGTATGGGGACCTCCACTGTTGGTGCTGCTCGTCGGTACCGGTATTTTCCTGTCCTGCCGTGTTCATTTCCTGCAGATCAGCCGTCTGCCGAAAGCACTGAAACTTATTTTTACGGCAGAAAACGGGGAAGCAGGGGATATCAACGCGTTTAAGGCACTCTGCACGGCACTTGCCGCAACCGTTGGTACCGGTAATATCGTCGGTGTCGCAACGGCTGTTAAAGCGGGCGGCCCGGGCGCTATCTTCTGGATGTGGATAGCCGCTTTCTTCGGAATGGCTACGAAATATTCCGAAGGCCTGCTGGCCCGTAAATTCCGCACCGTTGACGACAAAGGCAATATTGCCGGCGGCCCGATGTACTACATTACGCTCGGCATGGGCGAAAAGTATAAACCACTGGCTTGTATTTTTGCATTCTTCGGTGTGCTTGTAGCTTACTTTGGTATCGGTACTTTTGCTCAAGTCAACTCCATCGTGGATATTACGAAGCTGAACGCCGGTATCCCTGTTACGGGTACGGCTGTTGTACTGACCATTGCCGTAGCTGCTGTTACGCTGGGCGGCCTGAGGAGTATTTCTGAAGCTGCTTCCCGTATTGTGCCGGCCATGGCTGTGATTTACCTGCTGTCTACGGCTGGTATCCTGATTATATTTGCCGATAAGGTACCTGGTGCCGTAGCTGAAATTTTCCATGATGCTTTTACGACGACGGCGGCCCGCGGCGGTTTCCTTGGCGCAACTGTAATGTACGCCATGCGTAATGGTGTTGCCCGCGGCGTATTCTCCAACGAATCCGGTTTAGGGTCTGCTCCGATTGTAGCCGCTGCTTCCAAAGCAAAGTTCCCTGCAGAACAGGGCCTTATTTCTATGACGGGTACTTTCATTGATACGATTATCATCTGCACCATGACGGGTCTGGTTGTGACCATCAGCGGACTGTGGACGAGTGATCTGAACGGCGCGGCTTTGACGAACGCAGCCTTCCTGCAGGCTTATCCTCAAATGGGAGGTTACCTCCTGATGGTTGGTCTGGTGCTTTTCGCCTTTACGACCATTCTGGGATGGAACTATTACGGCGAACGCTGCATTCAGTTCCTGCTCGGCACAAAGGCTATCTTCCCGTACCGCATTGGATTCATCATTCTGGTTGGTATGGGTGCTTTCCTGAAGCTGGAGGCTATCTGGATTTTGGCCGATATCGTAAATGGTCTTATGGCAATTCCTAACTTGATTGCACTCCTGGCTTTGTCCGGTGTTGTTGTTTCGGAAACCAAAATTTATTTTGATTATCTCCGTACGAAAAAGGAAGAGTAA
- a CDS encoding ABC transporter ATP-binding protein/permease codes for MKKTNLTIELLRQVWHLTRSYWKSEEKKKAFLLLAAILVLNLGVVYMLVLLNEWNNAFYTALQNYQTEEIFSQLWRFTKLAFTYIVLAVYAYYLQQTLILNWRRWLTNRYMDEWLQSKTYYRLEMFGKDMDNPDQRISEDVSLFVTRTLSFFIGIIKALCTLLSFVAILWQLSGPLSFQFMGRTWTINGYMVWVAVGYAVIGTYLTHKVGHRLVGLNFVQQRYEADFRFSMMRMRENAESVAFYHGESHERKVFGERFKRLLDNFWKIVQKQKQLVWLNSGYSQIAIIFPFVVAIPRYLKKELTLGGLMQVATAFGRVQESLSYFVDVYASLAEWQAVVDRLTSFGAHMQAVREAGNQEHVERRFVNQPEIEIENLEVDLPNGQAILKPLSLTFEPGENVLIRGSSGSGKSTLLRALAGIWPFARGKVTMPDFEHVMFIPQRPYLPLGKLRDAVLYPGTRHRTDEELKALMTDCRIGYLADRLDQEADWSHVFSVGEQQRLAFVRALIYEPAWLFMDESTSALDEDTEAAMYKLLAERLTKTTLVSVGHRSTLTSFHQRALTLNKQTGEAVLSDIG; via the coding sequence TTGAAAAAAACAAATCTTACCATTGAATTGCTTCGTCAGGTGTGGCACCTGACCCGCAGCTACTGGAAAAGTGAGGAAAAGAAGAAAGCTTTTCTCTTGCTGGCTGCTATTCTTGTTCTCAATCTCGGTGTCGTGTATATGCTGGTTTTGCTCAACGAGTGGAACAATGCATTCTATACGGCACTGCAAAATTATCAGACTGAAGAAATTTTCTCCCAGCTCTGGCGTTTTACCAAACTGGCTTTTACGTATATTGTTCTGGCCGTGTATGCTTACTATCTGCAGCAGACGCTGATTTTGAACTGGCGCCGCTGGCTCACCAATCGCTACATGGATGAATGGCTGCAGAGCAAGACATACTACCGTCTGGAGATGTTCGGGAAAGACATGGATAACCCGGACCAGCGTATCAGTGAAGACGTCAGTCTTTTCGTGACACGTACCTTGAGCTTTTTCATTGGCATTATCAAGGCACTCTGCACATTGCTTTCCTTTGTGGCTATTTTGTGGCAGCTGTCCGGTCCGTTATCTTTTCAGTTCATGGGCCGTACGTGGACCATCAATGGCTACATGGTCTGGGTAGCTGTGGGTTATGCCGTGATTGGTACGTATCTGACGCATAAGGTGGGGCATCGTCTTGTCGGGCTCAATTTTGTGCAGCAGCGGTATGAAGCTGATTTTCGTTTCAGCATGATGCGTATGCGTGAAAACGCCGAAAGCGTTGCGTTTTATCACGGCGAATCTCATGAACGTAAAGTATTTGGCGAACGTTTCAAGAGGCTTCTTGATAATTTCTGGAAAATTGTCCAGAAGCAGAAACAGCTCGTCTGGCTGAATTCCGGGTATTCCCAGATTGCTATTATCTTCCCGTTTGTGGTGGCCATTCCGCGCTATCTGAAAAAAGAGCTGACCCTGGGCGGATTGATGCAGGTGGCGACAGCCTTCGGCCGCGTCCAGGAGTCCCTTTCCTATTTTGTGGATGTATATGCTTCCCTTGCCGAATGGCAGGCTGTGGTTGATCGTCTTACCAGTTTTGGCGCCCATATGCAGGCTGTACGGGAAGCTGGCAACCAGGAACATGTGGAACGCCGGTTTGTGAATCAGCCGGAGATTGAAATCGAAAATCTGGAGGTTGACCTTCCCAATGGACAGGCTATCCTGAAACCGCTTTCCCTGACTTTTGAGCCAGGTGAAAATGTGTTGATCCGCGGCAGCAGCGGCAGCGGTAAGAGTACCCTGCTTCGTGCGCTCGCCGGGATTTGGCCCTTTGCCCGCGGGAAAGTGACAATGCCCGATTTTGAGCATGTGATGTTCATCCCGCAGCGGCCTTACCTGCCGCTGGGCAAACTTCGTGATGCGGTCCTTTATCCGGGAACGCGTCACCGTACTGATGAAGAATTGAAGGCACTGATGACGGACTGCCGGATTGGGTATCTGGCTGACCGCCTGGATCAGGAAGCTGACTGGTCCCATGTTTTCTCTGTGGGTGAACAGCAGCGCCTGGCTTTCGTCCGTGCCCTGATTTATGAGCCGGCGTGGCTCTTCATGGATGAATCTACGTCAGCCCTCGATGAAGATACTGAGGCAGCTATGTATAAGCTGCTGGCAGAGCGGCTTACAAAGACGACCCTTGTCAGCGTGGGTCACCGCAGTACGCTGACTTCCTTCCATCAACGCGCCCTCACTTTGAACAAACAGACTGGTGAAGCGGTGCTTAGTGATATAGGTTAG
- a CDS encoding efflux RND transporter permease subunit, translated as MAKFFIDHPVFACVISIILALVGGISAMSLPVAQYPQISYPRVSVTTNYVGANAEVIEQTVAQAIEEQVNGVDDMIDMRSTSDNAGNYSLDIKFNLESDADMDMVKVQNRVSQANASLPSEVTEYGVTTMKRADETIMYFSLISPNGTYDELFMKNYGATQFVDALKRVKGVSEVNEYGPELSLRIWLDPMKMALNGITAADVSTAVKNQNIQAPVGQIGGRPTVNDQEYQYSARLQGRLKTESEFGNIVLKNSNGQLLHLRDIARVEYGKRSDFVVGRLDGVPAMQYAITLQSDANSLESVAAIRKVLSEAEKNFPPDLQLIIVQDNTDYVRESLKEVGVTFIETLILVVLITWLFLQSWRATLIPVLAIPVSLLGTFTSFYIFDFTINTLTLFALVLAIGIVVDDAIVVVEAVEYNVDEMGMSAKEATFAAMRSVSGAIVATAFVLLAVFLPVSFMSGATGVLYKQFALTIVVALSLSAVVAMSLSPAVSSIVIKPKTEVKTGKILTKVFDVFNRWLEWATKHYVNLCKKLLNHYKLGLCGVGLVFVMIGVFFKLIPSGYVPDEDQSFMLVSASMPAASSMNRTSAFSGKFATEVKKIPGVRYVMEVIGIDVLSSTRQPDGVLVPVKLNDIDEREAQTGQSVQDIINKVAAMGAETPEATVRAFNVAVLPGMSSTGSLSLYIMDTVGKDTDTMNQDVQKLLGLINQRPEVSMAYTTFSNSTPSIEFELDREKTESLDIPVSNVTTALQANLGGSEINDFNLLGRTWKVVMQADPKFRADTKELSNIFVKNNSGDLIPISAVVTAKEIQAPPVITRFNNARGAKIAGAPATGYSTGQAIEAIESVLNENLPSGYTYEWVDQSRDEKNAGSSSYMIFGASLIFVYLCLSALYESWTLPLGIIFGVPTAVMGCVGFQYLRGLNADIYMQIGMIVLIGLSAKNSILIVEYAKMRVDNGRAVLPALVDTVKVRLRPILMTAFSTVIGAVPLAWASGAGAGSRTSIGTAIIGGMMSSTLLSIFLVPVLFLTIERVFHPEIPLGSTEDEEDETSNESEEK; from the coding sequence GTGGCAAAATTCTTTATTGACCACCCCGTATTCGCTTGCGTTATTTCCATTATTCTTGCGCTCGTCGGTGGTATTTCCGCAATGAGCCTTCCTGTAGCCCAGTATCCGCAGATTTCTTATCCGCGTGTTTCCGTAACAACGAACTACGTCGGTGCTAACGCGGAAGTTATCGAACAAACGGTAGCTCAGGCTATTGAAGAACAGGTCAACGGCGTTGATGACATGATCGATATGCGTTCGACCAGTGATAACGCCGGTAACTATAGTCTGGATATTAAATTCAACCTGGAATCCGATGCCGATATGGACATGGTCAAGGTACAGAACCGTGTGTCTCAGGCAAACGCTTCCCTGCCGAGTGAAGTTACGGAGTATGGTGTTACGACGATGAAACGCGCCGATGAAACCATTATGTACTTCTCCCTGATTTCACCGAACGGCACTTACGATGAACTGTTCATGAAAAACTATGGTGCTACGCAGTTCGTCGATGCCCTGAAACGTGTAAAGGGCGTTTCCGAAGTCAACGAATATGGCCCTGAATTGTCCCTGCGTATCTGGCTGGATCCGATGAAGATGGCCCTCAATGGCATTACGGCAGCTGATGTTTCCACGGCTGTCAAGAACCAGAACATTCAGGCGCCTGTAGGTCAGATTGGCGGACGGCCGACAGTGAATGATCAGGAGTACCAGTACTCCGCTCGTCTGCAGGGCCGTTTGAAAACGGAATCGGAGTTCGGGAATATCGTTCTTAAGAACTCGAATGGGCAGCTGCTCCACCTGCGTGATATCGCCCGCGTTGAGTATGGTAAGAGAAGTGACTTCGTAGTTGGTCGTCTGGATGGTGTGCCGGCTATGCAGTACGCCATCACGCTGCAGTCCGATGCAAACTCCCTGGAATCTGTAGCTGCTATCAGAAAGGTACTGTCGGAAGCAGAAAAGAACTTCCCGCCTGATTTACAGTTGATTATCGTACAGGATAACACGGACTACGTGCGTGAATCCTTAAAAGAAGTAGGTGTCACGTTCATTGAAACGCTGATTCTCGTAGTGCTTATTACCTGGCTCTTCCTGCAGAGCTGGCGAGCTACCTTGATTCCGGTTCTGGCTATTCCGGTTTCCCTGCTCGGTACCTTTACTTCTTTCTATATCTTTGATTTCACCATCAATACATTGACATTGTTCGCTCTGGTGCTGGCTATCGGTATCGTCGTCGATGATGCTATCGTTGTCGTTGAAGCTGTCGAATATAACGTTGACGAAATGGGCATGAGCGCCAAGGAAGCTACGTTCGCGGCTATGCGTTCCGTATCGGGCGCTATTGTCGCTACGGCATTCGTACTGCTCGCCGTTTTCCTGCCGGTATCTTTCATGAGCGGTGCTACGGGCGTATTGTACAAGCAGTTCGCTCTCACCATTGTGGTGGCATTGTCCCTGTCGGCAGTCGTCGCTATGTCCCTGTCACCGGCCGTCAGCTCCATCGTCATCAAACCGAAGACGGAAGTGAAGACCGGTAAAATCCTGACCAAGGTATTCGATGTCTTCAACAGATGGCTCGAATGGGCGACTAAGCATTATGTGAATCTTTGTAAGAAGCTGCTCAATCATTACAAACTCGGCCTCTGTGGTGTAGGTCTTGTCTTCGTTATGATTGGCGTCTTCTTTAAGCTGATTCCTAGCGGTTACGTACCGGATGAAGACCAGTCCTTTATGCTGGTTTCCGCTTCGATGCCGGCTGCGTCTTCTATGAACCGTACATCAGCTTTTTCCGGTAAGTTTGCTACGGAAGTCAAGAAGATCCCCGGTGTCAGGTACGTCATGGAAGTTATTGGTATCGATGTCCTGTCCAGTACGCGTCAGCCGGATGGCGTTTTGGTTCCTGTTAAACTGAATGATATCGACGAACGTGAAGCTCAAACTGGTCAGAGCGTACAGGACATTATCAATAAGGTAGCCGCTATGGGTGCCGAAACTCCTGAAGCAACGGTTCGTGCTTTCAACGTCGCTGTCCTTCCCGGTATGTCCAGTACCGGTTCCCTGAGCCTTTACATCATGGATACGGTTGGTAAAGATACCGATACGATGAACCAGGACGTTCAAAAACTGCTGGGTCTTATTAATCAGCGTCCGGAAGTGTCCATGGCTTACACGACGTTCTCAAACAGCACGCCCTCCATCGAATTCGAACTGGATCGTGAAAAAACCGAAAGCCTGGATATCCCTGTTTCTAACGTAACAACGGCCCTTCAGGCAAACCTCGGCGGCAGTGAAATCAACGACTTCAACCTCCTGGGCAGAACTTGGAAAGTTGTTATGCAGGCAGATCCGAAGTTCCGTGCCGATACGAAGGAACTTTCCAATATCTTCGTAAAGAACAACTCCGGAGACCTGATTCCTATTTCGGCTGTAGTTACGGCTAAAGAAATTCAGGCTCCTCCTGTTATCACGCGTTTCAACAACGCCCGTGGTGCTAAGATTGCAGGTGCTCCTGCTACCGGGTATTCTACCGGCCAGGCTATCGAGGCCATCGAAAGCGTGCTGAATGAAAACCTCCCAAGTGGTTATACCTACGAATGGGTTGACCAGAGCCGTGATGAAAAGAACGCAGGTTCTTCTTCCTACATGATTTTCGGTGCTTCCCTGATCTTCGTATATTTGTGCTTGTCTGCTCTGTACGAATCCTGGACGCTGCCGCTGGGCATTATCTTCGGTGTACCTACGGCCGTCATGGGCTGCGTAGGGTTCCAGTATCTGAGAGGCCTTAACGCTGATATTTACATGCAGATCGGTATGATTGTGCTGATTGGTCTGTCGGCTAAGAACTCCATTTTGATTGTCGAATACGCAAAGATGAGAGTTGATAATGGCCGTGCCGTCCTGCCGGCTCTGGTTGATACGGTTAAGGTCCGTCTGAGACCTATTCTGATGACCGCTTTCTCAACGGTTATCGGTGCTGTACCTCTGGCTTGGGCATCCGGCGCAGGCGCAGGGTCCCGTACTTCCATCGGTACTGCTATCATCGGCGGTATGATGAGCTCCACCCTGCTGTCTATCTTCCTCGTACCGGTTCTGTTCCTGACGATTGAAAGAGTCTTCCATCCGGAAATTCCTCTGGGATCTACGGAAGATGAAGAAGATGAAACTTCAAACGAATCCGAGGAAAAGTAA
- a CDS encoding efflux RND transporter periplasmic adaptor subunit translates to MIGKKKAMAVGMALLLVLGAAGCSKKTATTSGAVKVKAMQAIKRDTPITYEYTGFVEAKDEVSIKSKVTGTIVGKYVNGGDYVEAGQLLYEIDPRTYQADVLNAQANLANAQATLANAQRDAARYQTLYEQGAVSKQTADQYNTALAQAQASVDAYQALVTSSQVNVSDTRIIAPFAGKIDTNTLAAGEFVTANSTVLTTLSNSNPMRVRFSVSESDYLDMLKGNTDNGTQLRDITLTLADGSEYPYRGYVDQVDRSVSDTTGTLTLKAVFENPNNLLLPGMFANVSLVGSTVPNAVLVPQRAVTDLLYKHYVYVINSDNTVSLKEVQLGARIGRLWLVKSGLDGSETVVVEGVQKLNKDSKVDPTMITEDDLDTTESSSTSTDSTSAK, encoded by the coding sequence ATGATAGGAAAAAAGAAAGCGATGGCAGTTGGCATGGCATTGCTGCTCGTGCTGGGGGCTGCTGGCTGCAGTAAGAAAACTGCGACCACATCCGGCGCCGTTAAGGTAAAGGCAATGCAGGCCATCAAGAGAGATACACCGATTACGTATGAGTACACCGGTTTCGTAGAAGCAAAGGATGAAGTATCCATTAAATCCAAGGTAACCGGAACAATTGTCGGAAAGTATGTAAACGGCGGTGACTATGTAGAAGCTGGTCAGCTGCTGTACGAAATCGATCCGCGTACCTATCAGGCCGACGTCCTGAATGCACAGGCAAACTTGGCTAATGCACAGGCAACTCTCGCAAATGCGCAGCGCGATGCGGCTCGTTATCAGACTTTGTATGAACAAGGTGCTGTTTCCAAACAGACCGCGGATCAGTATAACACGGCATTGGCACAGGCTCAGGCAAGCGTGGATGCTTACCAGGCTCTCGTAACTTCTTCCCAGGTCAATGTCAGCGATACGCGCATCATAGCTCCTTTTGCCGGCAAGATTGATACCAATACGCTGGCAGCAGGTGAATTTGTAACGGCTAATTCTACCGTTCTGACGACGCTGTCCAACAGCAACCCGATGCGTGTCCGTTTCTCCGTTTCTGAAAGTGATTACCTTGATATGCTGAAGGGCAATACGGATAACGGTACTCAGCTTCGTGATATTACCCTTACCCTGGCAGATGGCTCCGAGTATCCGTACAGAGGCTATGTGGATCAGGTTGACCGCAGTGTCAGCGACACGACCGGTACACTGACCTTAAAGGCCGTTTTTGAAAACCCGAATAACCTGCTCCTGCCTGGCATGTTTGCCAATGTTTCTCTGGTGGGCTCCACGGTGCCTAACGCGGTTCTTGTTCCGCAGCGTGCTGTAACGGATTTGCTTTACAAGCATTATGTGTATGTAATCAATTCTGATAATACGGTTTCCTTGAAGGAAGTTCAGCTTGGTGCCCGTATCGGACGTCTGTGGCTTGTGAAGAGCGGACTTGATGGTTCGGAAACTGTTGTTGTTGAAGGTGTTCAGAAGCTGAACAAAGACAGTAAAGTTGATCCGACGATGATCACTGAAGATGATCTGGATACGACTGAATCCTCTTCCACTTCCACCGATTCAACTTCTGCAAAGTGA
- a CDS encoding FAD-binding oxidoreductase: protein MTEYNPITPDFLQKLFDIAGRRVVVGESINPDYTHDTMPIYGIGMPEATIDVNSTEEIAAIMKLCNEHHVPVTVRGSGTGLAGGCTPVQGGVVLCTVRMNKILGYDEKNMNVRVQPGVLLDDLARDAAAHGFFYPPDPGEKYATLGGNVSTNAGGMRAVKYGTTRDYVLAMTVVLPTGEIVRLGAPVSKTSSGYSLLHLMIGSEGTLGIITELTLKLITPPKCHCSLIVPFRTLSEAIQTVPPLKRSGLDPQAIEFFEKEMLDTTEAYIGTSVFPKQVEGETVGAYLLVTLDASTNDLLDQAVEDASELFLGANAMDVLVADVPMYLDKTWAARSAFLEGLENQYNLIDECDVVVPVSHIPDFILHIHEIRDNYPFDVRMFGHAGDGNIHVYACANGEQKDIMPFKEATARFMDDLYAKALELDGQISGEHGIGFGKAPYLQKALEPAQIRIMQGIKEVFDPNLILNPNKICF, encoded by the coding sequence ATGACTGAGTATAATCCGATTACCCCTGATTTTCTTCAGAAGTTATTTGATATTGCCGGACGCCGCGTGGTTGTAGGCGAATCCATCAACCCTGACTACACACATGACACCATGCCGATTTATGGCATCGGCATGCCGGAAGCTACCATTGATGTCAATTCAACGGAAGAAATTGCCGCCATCATGAAGCTCTGCAACGAGCATCATGTCCCGGTTACGGTCCGCGGTTCCGGAACGGGGCTTGCCGGCGGCTGCACTCCGGTTCAGGGCGGTGTCGTGCTCTGCACGGTTCGCATGAACAAAATCCTCGGCTACGATGAAAAAAATATGAACGTCCGCGTCCAGCCCGGCGTGCTCCTTGATGATTTGGCTAGAGACGCCGCTGCCCACGGATTTTTCTATCCGCCCGATCCCGGCGAGAAATATGCCACCCTCGGCGGCAACGTGTCGACTAATGCGGGCGGGATGCGCGCTGTAAAATACGGGACAACACGTGATTATGTACTGGCTATGACGGTAGTACTTCCGACAGGCGAGATTGTCCGGCTCGGAGCTCCCGTCAGCAAAACTTCTTCCGGATACAGTCTGCTCCATCTGATGATCGGTTCCGAAGGCACGCTGGGCATTATCACGGAACTCACGCTGAAACTGATTACGCCGCCCAAGTGTCACTGTTCCCTCATCGTGCCGTTCCGTACGCTGTCAGAGGCCATTCAGACCGTGCCGCCGCTAAAACGTTCAGGCCTTGATCCACAGGCTATCGAATTCTTCGAAAAGGAAATGCTCGATACAACGGAAGCCTACATCGGCACAAGCGTCTTCCCCAAGCAAGTGGAAGGAGAAACGGTAGGAGCTTACCTGCTCGTTACGCTGGATGCTTCCACCAATGACCTCCTTGATCAGGCTGTAGAAGATGCTTCTGAATTGTTCCTCGGTGCCAATGCCATGGATGTGCTCGTGGCCGACGTTCCCATGTATCTGGATAAGACCTGGGCAGCCCGTTCCGCCTTCCTGGAAGGACTGGAAAACCAATACAACCTGATTGATGAGTGCGATGTTGTCGTCCCGGTTTCCCATATTCCTGATTTCATCCTGCACATTCACGAAATTCGTGACAATTATCCATTCGATGTCCGCATGTTTGGTCACGCCGGTGATGGAAACATCCACGTGTACGCCTGCGCCAACGGCGAGCAGAAGGATATAATGCCTTTTAAAGAAGCCACGGCACGCTTTATGGATGACCTGTATGCCAAGGCGCTGGAGCTGGATGGGCAGATTTCCGGTGAACACGGCATCGGCTTCGGTAAAGCGCCTTATCTGCAAAAGGCATTGGAACCGGCCCAGATCCGGATTATGCAGGGCATCAAAGAAGTCTTTGACCCTAATCTGATACTGAATCCGAATAAGATCTGCTTCTAA